gCCGGCCCTCCGGGGCTGCGGGGAGTCCCggcagagccaggcagagaggggctCTGGGGGCGCCCGGGTTCCCCGTCTGTTCCTGCAGGGCTGACGACAGTCCCTGGGGCTCCTGGAGCTCGGGGCCATGGCTGTCTGAGCTCCGCGGAACGGGAGTCAGCAGGAAAACTTTGGAACGCCCAGGACTGGGCATTGGTGACTCTTGGTCTGGGCTTTGGGCCCAGGAAGGCTCCCTCCTGGGGCCTGTGGGGCAGGTGCTTGGTCCAGGGGGAGAGCCCTCACGCAGTGCGGATGGAGACGCCTCCCTGGGGCCTGCGCTCTGCACCGCCCCAGATGCCTCAGACTCAGAGGGAGGCTGTGCgggctgcaacccagggctctgtgGACTCTCCAGGTCCGGCTCCGGCCCAGGGGCCAGGACAGCCCCGCCCCTCttctcagggcccagcaggggcTCGGGCTCAGCGTCCAGGTCCGAGAAGTAGGCTGAGTCACGGTAGGGGTTTTTCTCGCTGAGGCCGCTGAGGGAGGCGGAGAGCTGAGTCTCTGCCCCAGGGCTCTCACCCTCCGAGGCCAGTCCCCCAAAAACCTCGGGCTCACATGGCTCGTGCGCCTCCTTGAGCACAAACTCAGGGGACTCATAGTTCTCGGTGTCATAGCCGCTGTCCAGGGCTCGGGGCTGCCCTCCAGAGGGGCCAACAGCCAACAGGCTGAAGACCTCACAGCCACCATTGCTGGCTGAGGACGGGATGTCCAGCAAGCCCAGGGAGTCAGGAGTTCCCACCTGCTTCTGCAGGCAATGGAGCACTGGCGTCACATCCCGCTTCTCAGCCTGTTGGCCATCACTGGACAAGTCAGTGACAACACCAGAAGTGGCCTCAGTGGCGTCCCTGTCCTCACTGCCTGGCGCCTCCAGCTCCGGGGAGCTGCTGCCACTGTCCCATATTTGGGCTGGCTCCGTGGCAGATGCCTGGCTGCTGGCAGGCGTGGGTGAGGCAGGCAGGGCGGTGGGGGAGCTGGCCTCCTCAGCGGGAAGCAGGGCTCCCTCTTGGGATGGGGACGGGATGGATGCAAGGAGCCGTTGGGGTCCCACAGAGCCCTCAGCCTCCTCTGCAAGCCTGGGCTCTGTCTCAGGGCTGTTGCCCTCACTACCAGCTGTCTCTCTCCAGGGGGGTGTAAATAGGCTGGTGGCAGGTGGCAGGCCCTCAGCAGGACACAGGTGGGGAAGGTCAAGGCAGCGGCCCAACTCCTGGCCAAAGGAGGCCCCCTCTGGCCCAAGGGGAGGCTCTCTGGGGTCCTCTGGGGCCAGGGGGTGGCTCCGCTCAGGGACAGCCTGTAAGGTCTGCTTCCTACCAGGTCGGCAGTCTGTGTCGCTGCCCGTGCAGCCTGTGTCCCAGGCCTCAGGGGCTCGGCTGCCACTGTTGTTGTTGGCCGACAGGTTGGAGCTGCAGTGTCTGTGCTGCGCAGCCCTGCGGGCCtcggcctcccccagcccctccctgcccgaGGACAGTGGGGCTCCTGCAGTCCCGGAGGGGTACGTGCCCAGCGGGTCCTCAAATAAGGGCGGGCAGAAAGTGTCCACGCCCCAGTCGGCATCCTCCACTCGAGGCTCCACTGGCATCAGGCCCTTGGGCGAGGGAGCATGCGAGGGGCAGGGCAGATCCTGGGCGCCACTCCTGCTCGGGTAGTGGTCACAGTGGCCCCAGGGGCCATCCATGGATGGCACCCGGCCCAGCAGCGGCTCTATAGCCAGTGAGGCGGCAGCACTGCCGTCCGAGTCTTTGTCATGGTCCTCACCCTCGGACCTGGGGGCTGAGGCACAGGGGTTAAGGGTGCAGCCAGCACAGTCAGGGTCGTGGCCGGCGGCGGGCACGGGCTCCTCCAGGCGGATGAAGTACTCGCTGCCCACAGAAGGGCTGCGCGCGCTGAGAACAGGCACCACCCCCGGGGGTGCGCTGTCTGAGGCGCAGAgctcctgcaggcgctgggcgcAGCCGGGGCTCAGCACGTCCCCTGGTGGTGGGAAAGCGTCAGCGCTGCAGCCCGCCTCCCACTTGTACTCGAAGTTGAGGCCGTGGCTCGTCTCGGTCACCGTGAGCACGTCATCGCCGTCAGCATGGAAGCCATCTCCTGCGAACTGCTCCAGCAGCGGGAAGGACGAGGCGGTGGCCAGCTCGCCCGCGCCCCCCAGGGCCGTGCCTGCCGCCCCAAACCTGGGGCCCAGCCCACCCCCGCCTGGCCGCAGGGAGCGCCAGCGCTGCTCAAACTCATCCTCCGCCACGTTGGCGCCCTTGGCGCACAGGTAGGAGAGCAGCAGGTGCACCTCCTCCGCGGTTGGCCGCTGCTCTGGCTGCAGCCAGCAGAACTGCATCACCTCATACCTGCGGGGTGGGAGGCCAGGCTCAggccactcccccaccctcccgctgggtcccaccctccccagcctccaagCCCACTTGGGAGTGAGCCCATCTACCCTCCGTATAAGGGCCTGGGGCCCCCTCCTCACACTGAGAGTCCTTGAGGGCAGTTAAAGGACTCTCCCGCGCAAATGGAAACCCAAATGTCGGCAGAGGTGGGCGCAGCAGTTTGGGAGCCAGCAATGGGCCAGCCACCCCACCTGCCAGCAGGTAGTCTGGGCTTTGGGTAAGGAGTCCGTTGCCCTGTGGGTACAGCGTGGGATGCAGAGGTCACAGCCAGAGAGGAGCCAGGACAAGCTGGAAGCCCAGGTGGTTGGGAGCGGCTTCTTCCATGGGGACTTGGAGCACCCCCTTGTCCCCCATTTCCTGCTGAGGACACCCCATCCCAGCTTGGCATCACTGGGTCCTCACCAGCGGTCCGACAGCATCAGCGGCAGCTGGGGTTTGGGCAGCTTGAGCTGCTGCTCCCGGACGGCGTAGGCCAGCACCTGCCTGTCGGAGTGGTGGGGGTAGGGCTGCGCGCCCAGCTCGAAGAGCTCCCAGATGGtcacgcccagggacctgcaGGGTGACGGCCATCAGGGGAGGCTGGCACGTTTGGCAGGGCACCACGGCACAGGATCTCGGGGCGTGGGACACCAAGGGGCAGGTCCCGTCATCACACCAGCCTCTCGGGGACGCCCCTCCCAGAGGGTCTTTCCTTCAGTACATGGGCAGGACGTGCcgcccagccaggccctgcctgtgCCCAGGGCACTGAGGCAAATAAAAAGCAGCCTGGCCTTAAACAAGCCGCATCCGCGCAcatgttcatccattcattcgcTCTCCACAGTGAAGGCTAGTCCCTGCAGGTCCGGGAGCTGCCCTGGTGcagctccctgccccccccccccccccccgtggagGCTGGAGGGACTGTGCTGAGactgacgggggtggggggggtgagtGTGGGGGCGTCCCAGGTCAGCCGGCGTGGACTGCGGAATGTGCAGGGTTGGGAGAAAGCAACCGGGCTCCTTCCCATGGACGCGGGGTGGCAGCTTCACCCCGCTGTCCCGGGAAGCTAGGGGCATGAGGGTCAAAGCAGATTTGATACCAGTGAAGTCACGATGGCCTAGGGACCATCCAGGGGACCCCGTTCCGTGTGCGGCAGGGCGAGTGAGCAGGGGAGGGTCGGAGAGGGAATGGCGTGTCCACTACAGGGCACGATCCAGCGGCTTGGGGGGCTGGTCCATGGATATAGGCTCTAAGGGCTGGTCAGCAGCTGACCGGGGTCCGAGGTCCGGGCGATTGAGAAGAGGCGGGAGGGGGAGATAGGGGCTGGTGCAGGCCAGGGATGGCCTTCCCATTCTCAGGCCTTCAGAGGCTACAGCAGGGGCTCTGCACGCCCTCTGCGCTCAGCTGGGCGCCTCCAGCGGGCAGTGCTGGGACAGCCCCTCTGCGTGGGAACAGGGCCGGGGGCTCCTCCGGGCAGTGCAGCCTGACCTCCCCCCCAGAGGGTTCTGCCGCCTGATGTCGGTGGCCTTTGGCCCAGGGGGTCCTGGAGGGGCGGGACCTCCTCCACAGGCCCTGCCAGCCCACGGCTATGGGCCACTGGCACCCCTGTGACCTCACCTGGGACCACTTCCTACAGAGCGATGAGGCTGGACAGACGAGCATATCCTCACACAGTGGCCTTTGAGCAGCCAGGCCGTATCCACTCGGCACAGGGATGGGCCCGGTAGGCGGACTCAGTCCCTGCATCCTCGCCAGAGGCCCGTTCTGGCAACCAGCAGGGCAGCCAGCAGGTCTGACAGCGGAGTGGGGGTGGACCCTGGGACCTGCACTCACCACACGTTGCTGGCCTTGGTCTGGTCCACCACCAGCAGGTTGCAGTGCACCTCGTCCACCAGCTCGGGCGCAATCCAGCGCAGTGGCACCCACAACTGGTCCGCGGTCACAAAGTAGTCCTCCTGCGGGCAGGCCAGATAGCGTCATTccgcaggccccgccccgccgcgccggccccgccccgcccgccgcgCCGGCCCCGCCCACTCACTCTGTATTTGCGGTGAGACAGGCCGTAGTCGCCGATCTTCACCGTCAGGTCCGCTGTGAGCAGGCAGTTCCTCAGGGCCAGGTCACTGGGGAGCGGGAGGTTGGGGTCAGCCGGCTGTACTGGCTGGGGCTTCCAGGCCACCGAGGGGGCTGGACCGCTTGTCTTAAGGGCGTCCTGGCTCAGCTccgtgggtgggcaggatggggtgTTGGAGAGGCCGCCACcgtcccccccacctccccggaccagagcccaggcccctggcccagcACTGGGCCCTGCAGAGGGTCCGCGTGGACAGGGGCTCACGCATTACAACGTAGATGAGGAAACACAGCTCAGAGGTCACGGCCCTGCAGTCACTCTCCTGACCCCAGCTGACAAGCCACTTCCCCTCCGGGGCCAGCCGGCCCTGGGAGTCTGtgggcctccctcctgcccacaacCCCTGGCTCCTCCGGAGGGAGGCGTCGGCTGGGAAACTGAGGTCCCAAACGTCCCAGTGGGTCCCACCCTGCCCACAGCGGGCCCAGGGCGGGGTGAGGGTGTGGAGTGCCCCCCTGCAGCAGCGCCTTtgctccagccccacctccagcccagccGAGGCCTAGGCTGCAGGTGTCTCCCCTgcctgctggggagaggggggcgGGGTCTGGGCACAGGGCACCAGGGTAATCCAGGGGCAGGCCCACATCCACCGCAGGCCGGCGGTGCGGAGGGCCGCGGACGGGCTGGTGCTTGTGGGCATGAGTGGGGTGTGGCTGAGGTAGGCAGGCCGGGAGGCTGGCAGCTGCCCTCCTCAACAAAATCACTGATGCTGGAGTCGCCTGCGCCATCACTCAGCACCAGGATGTTGTTGGGGGGGACGGCCCGAGTGGCGTCCGGGGCCTCCATCGCTTCTTCAGGCGTGCCCCCCCATCTTTCCGACTTAAGGGGCCAGGGCCAAAAGCAGGACAgagccgcccccgcccccaggcctgagggagacaggagagggagTCCAGCGTGGGGTCACGGGGTGGCGCCCACCGCCTCTGGGGCGGAGGCCCAGGCTTGGGCACTGTGGTGTTACTGCCCGGGGCCAGCCAGACAGTGCGGGCCACGTGGTCAGGTAGCAGACCTGCAGAGCAGGTGTCTGACCCCCGCCTGCCCGGCGTCTCTGTTCAGTAAAACCACTCTGCACAGCggccccggaggctgagtgagcccggcaccccccgccccccccccccccccgcctcaccTGTGCACATAGTTGTGGCGGTGCAGGTGCAGGAGGCCGCAGGCCACCTCGCAGGCCATGCGCTGCAGGGTCCGGGGGTCGGGGGCCATGGATTCCGCCACCCGGCAGCTCCGCAGGTAGCCCTTCAGGTCCCCCTGCCGAGAGGGGCAGCACCGTCACCTGTGGTCACCAGCCGGTGGGGAGTGGGCCCTCTgggagcccagcccctccccccgcaCAGGGCCTGCTGGGGCAAACCGGGGCACTGCTGACAGGTGCCCGGCGGAGCCGCCGTGTCCGCCACCCAGGGGCTGGCTCCCCGTGGGGCGACCCGCAGGCAGGGGACATGTTCTCCAGGCAGCTCCTTGGGGCAGGGAGACCACATTCCACACACAGACCTCTGGGGCCCAGTGTCAGGCAGCAGACAGGCCCCGTGAGCGGGGGCGCTGAGccaggacagagcccagggcaggtgAGCTGTGTGCCGGGGCCACACCTTGACCGGCCGACATCACCCAGCTCCAAGGAGGGCCAAGGGCAGGGCTCCGGTCAGGAGTCCAGAAAGCAGACAGCGAGGCCTGTGTGCCCCGGG
This window of the Desmodus rotundus isolate HL8 chromosome 9, HLdesRot8A.1, whole genome shotgun sequence genome carries:
- the AATK gene encoding serine/threonine-protein kinase LMTK1 isoform X1, which gives rise to MSSSFFNPSFAFSSHLDPGGTPLSELSWSSSLAVVAVSFSGLFAVTALMLACLCCKKGGVGFKEFENAEGEEYVADFSAQGSPAAAAQNGPDVYVLPLTEVSLPMAKQPGRSAQLLRSADLGRHSLLYLEEIGHGWFGKVFLGEANWGLSSTQVVVKELKASASVHEQMQFLEEAQPYSPPPCPSAPSCPAWASGGQPVGSRRALQHSNLLRCLAQCAEVTPYLLVMEFCPMGDLKGYLRSCRVAESMAPDPRTLQRMACEVACGLLHLHRHNYVHSDLALRNCLLTADLTVKIGDYGLSHRKYREDYFVTADQLWVPLRWIAPELVDEVHCNLLVVDQTKASNVWSLGVTIWELFELGAQPYPHHSDRQVLAYAVREQQLKLPKPQLPLMLSDRWYEVMQFCWLQPEQRPTAEEVHLLLSYLCAKGANVAEDEFEQRWRSLRPGGGGLGPRFGAAGTALGGAGELATASSFPLLEQFAGDGFHADGDDVLTVTETSHGLNFEYKWEAGCSADAFPPPGDVLSPGCAQRLQELCASDSAPPGVVPVLSARSPSVGSEYFIRLEEPVPAAGHDPDCAGCTLNPCASAPRSEGEDHDKDSDGSAAASLAIEPLLGRVPSMDGPWGHCDHYPSRSGAQDLPCPSHAPSPKGLMPVEPRVEDADWGVDTFCPPLFEDPLGTYPSGTAGAPLSSGREGLGEAEARRAAQHRHCSSNLSANNNSGSRAPEAWDTGCTGSDTDCRPGRKQTLQAVPERSHPLAPEDPREPPLGPEGASFGQELGRCLDLPHLCPAEGLPPATSLFTPPWRETAGSEGNSPETEPRLAEEAEGSVGPQRLLASIPSPSQEGALLPAEEASSPTALPASPTPASSQASATEPAQIWDSGSSSPELEAPGSEDRDATEATSGVVTDLSSDGQQAEKRDVTPVLHCLQKQVGTPDSLGLLDIPSSASNGGCEVFSLLAVGPSGGQPRALDSGYDTENYESPEFVLKEAHEPCEPEVFGGLASEGESPGAETQLSASLSGLSEKNPYRDSAYFSDLDAEPEPLLGPEKRGGAVLAPGPEPDLESPQSPGLQPAQPPSESEASGAVQSAGPREASPSALREGSPPGPSTCPTGPRREPSWAQSPDQESPMPSPGRSKVFLLTPVPRSSDSHGPELQEPQGLSSALQEQTGNPGAPRAPLCLALPGLPAAPEGRPEEEEEDSEDSDESDEELRCYSIQEPSEESEEEALPVPVVVAESQSARHLRSLLKMPSLLSEAFCEDLERKKKAVSFFDDVTVYLFDQESPTRELGEPFPGAQKSPPAFFAGSPGSPGAPCRPRRAQSSPDSCTVQEGARFQWDHGVPQAPARESAPAATAAPSKPAAPAPFSRFTVSPAPASRFSITHVSDPDAGRVGGPAGGAGGICKEA
- the AATK gene encoding serine/threonine-protein kinase LMTK1 isoform X2, whose protein sequence is MSSSFFNPSFAFSSHLDPGGTPLSELSWSSSLAVVAVSFSGLFAVTALMLACLCCKKGGVGFKEFENAEGEEYVADFSAQGSPAAAAQNGPDVYVLPLTEVSLPMAKQPGRSAQLLRSADLGRHSLLYLEEIGHGWFGKVFLGEANWGLSSTQVVVKELKASASVHEQMQFLEEAQPYSPPPCPSAPSCPAWASGGQPVGSRRALQHSNLLRCLAQCAEVTPYLLVMEFCPMGYLRSCRVAESMAPDPRTLQRMACEVACGLLHLHRHNYVHSDLALRNCLLTADLTVKIGDYGLSHRKYREDYFVTADQLWVPLRWIAPELVDEVHCNLLVVDQTKASNVWSLGVTIWELFELGAQPYPHHSDRQVLAYAVREQQLKLPKPQLPLMLSDRWYEVMQFCWLQPEQRPTAEEVHLLLSYLCAKGANVAEDEFEQRWRSLRPGGGGLGPRFGAAGTALGGAGELATASSFPLLEQFAGDGFHADGDDVLTVTETSHGLNFEYKWEAGCSADAFPPPGDVLSPGCAQRLQELCASDSAPPGVVPVLSARSPSVGSEYFIRLEEPVPAAGHDPDCAGCTLNPCASAPRSEGEDHDKDSDGSAAASLAIEPLLGRVPSMDGPWGHCDHYPSRSGAQDLPCPSHAPSPKGLMPVEPRVEDADWGVDTFCPPLFEDPLGTYPSGTAGAPLSSGREGLGEAEARRAAQHRHCSSNLSANNNSGSRAPEAWDTGCTGSDTDCRPGRKQTLQAVPERSHPLAPEDPREPPLGPEGASFGQELGRCLDLPHLCPAEGLPPATSLFTPPWRETAGSEGNSPETEPRLAEEAEGSVGPQRLLASIPSPSQEGALLPAEEASSPTALPASPTPASSQASATEPAQIWDSGSSSPELEAPGSEDRDATEATSGVVTDLSSDGQQAEKRDVTPVLHCLQKQVGTPDSLGLLDIPSSASNGGCEVFSLLAVGPSGGQPRALDSGYDTENYESPEFVLKEAHEPCEPEVFGGLASEGESPGAETQLSASLSGLSEKNPYRDSAYFSDLDAEPEPLLGPEKRGGAVLAPGPEPDLESPQSPGLQPAQPPSESEASGAVQSAGPREASPSALREGSPPGPSTCPTGPRREPSWAQSPDQESPMPSPGRSKVFLLTPVPRSSDSHGPELQEPQGLSSALQEQTGNPGAPRAPLCLALPGLPAAPEGRPEEEEEDSEDSDESDEELRCYSIQEPSEESEEEALPVPVVVAESQSARHLRSLLKMPSLLSEAFCEDLERKKKAVSFFDDVTVYLFDQESPTRELGEPFPGAQKSPPAFFAGSPGSPGAPCRPRRAQSSPDSCTVQEGARFQWDHGVPQAPARESAPAATAAPSKPAAPAPFSRFTVSPAPASRFSITHVSDPDAGRVGGPAGGAGGICKEA